The uncultured Mailhella sp. genome segment AGGGCGAACATCATGTCGCGCAGGGCAAGGTTGGAAGGCACGCCCTTGATTTTGAGAAAGCCGTCCACGTTCACGCGGTAGTTGATGGTGACGAGCACCACGCCGTCCTGCGCAAAGGCCGTGCCGTCGAAGCGCACGTCGTTGTTGTCGCAGCGGGTGCTGCCGCCGCCGGGAATATAGACCATGACGGGACATTTCGTCTTGCCGGGAGCGGGGGTCCAGATGTTCAGGCGCAGGCAGTCGCCGCCGCCCAGAATTTTGCCCTTGCCGCCGGGCTGGAGCGGAATATCGCCGGGCTTGACGGCATCGACGACGCCGTTCCAGGCCGGAACGAATTCAGGCAGGGCCAGACGGTATTTTCCTTCATAGGGAGGCATGCCGCAGGGCACGCCTCTGAACACATGCACGCCGTCCATGACAAGACCGCGCACGCTGCCTTTGGCCGTTTTGACCACGGGGCCTTCGGTGGCAAAGGCATGGAAGGGCACGGCGCCCGCAAGGAATGCGGCCGCGCTTCCATACAAAAACTGACGTCTGTTCATGTGAAGCTCCTGATATATTCGGTGATGGAAAATGCGAACATCCGTCCAGGAGAGAGGATGATTCGGCTTTCAGGAAAATAAAAAGACGACAAAAAATAAAGCTCAAAATTTCACATTGTTGTTCTAAGAAAGGCAACAAGAGGAAAAAAATATTGATGATGTGCGCGAAGCGGCAGGACGCGCAGGGGCAAAAGGCGCTCACAAAGCGGCAGGCGGGCGAGCCGCACGGTCAGGCGGCAATGCTTCGGAATGGCTGGAATTTCGGCGCGCGGCGCGTGTTTTTTGAAGGGCCCCGGCCCGCGGGGTTTCGGCGGCGCGGGCGTTTGTTTTCGAGGCTGAAGGCAAGAAAACAAAGCGGGAGACGGCAACGCCGTCTCCCGCCGGAGCGATTGGGAACAATCCGACTACATATCGGGAGTAATGACCTCAAGGCCGCCCATGTAGGGACGCAGCACGGTGGGAATGACGATGGAGCCGTCTTCCTGCTGGTTGTTCTCGATGATGGCCACGAGCGAACGGCCGGTGGGCAGACCGGAGCCGTTCAGGGTATGCACGAATTCGGGCTTGCCGCCGCCTTTGGGACGGAAGCGGATGTTGGCGCGGCGGGCCTGGAAGTCCACGCAGTTGGAGCAGGACGAGATTTCGCGGTAGGTGTTCTGACCGGGCAGCCAGACTTCCACGTCGTAGGTCTTGGCGGAACCGAAGCCCATGTCGCCGGTGCACAGGGTGATGGTGCGATAGGGAAGTTCCAGCTTTTCGAGCAGGATTTCGGCGCAGCGGCGCATGTGTTCCAGCTCTTCCCAGGACTTGTCGGGATGGGCGAAGCGCACCATTTCCACCTTGATGAACTGATGCTGACGGATGAGACCGCGCACGTCCTTGCCCGCGGAGCCGGCTTCGGAACGGAAGCAGGGGGTGCCGGCGGTGTAGCGCAGGGGCAGCTGATCCTCTTCGAGAATTTCGCCGGCGTGCAGGTTGGTGACGGGCACTTCGGCGGTGGGAATGAGGTAGTAGTCCCAGGCGGGCATTTTGAAGAGGTCTTCCTCGAACTTGGGCAGCTGGCCGGTGCCCTGCATGGTGGCGGCGTTAACCATGAAGGGAGGCAGAATTTCGGTGGCGCCGAATTCGGTGGTCTGGGTGTCGAGGTAGAAGTTCATGAGGGCGCGTTCCATTCTGGCGAACACGCCGTGCGACACGCAGAAGCGCGAACCGGCGAGCTTGGCGCCGCGTTCAAAGTCGAGGCCGCGGCGGGCCGCGCCCACTTCAAAGTGCTGCTTGGGCGGGAAGGTGAACTCGCGGGGCGTGCCCCAGCGGTGCAGTTCCGGATTGTCGTTTTCGTCGAGGCCGACCGGCACGGAGGCGTCGGGGATGTTCGGCACGCGGAGCATCCACTGATAGACCTTGTCCTTGATCTCGGAAGCTTCGGCGTCGAGTTCCTTGATGCGGTCGGAGAGCTTGCCGAGATCGGCCAGAAGTTCGGAAGCGTCTTCACCGGCGCGCTTTTTGCGGGCCACTTCGGCCGAGTCGGCATTGCGCTTGCTCTTGAGCGTTTCCACTTCGGTGAGCACGGCGCGGCGACGTTCGTCCATGGCGAGGAAGTCGTCGACGGAAATGTTGGAATGGCGGTCGGCCAGGGCCTTGGCCACCACTTCGGGATGTTTCTGAAGAAGTTTGAGATCAAGCATGGCTGATTTCCTCGAATCTGCGTGATATGCGGCAGGGCGTGATGCCCGGGCATTTGAAAGGAACGAACAGTCTAGCCCGACAGCGGCGGAGCGTCAATCGTGACCGGAAGAGGCGGCAGGGCCCGGCGGACGAGTCCGCCGGGCCCTGTGTTCTGCATGGATTCGAGAATTTACATGATGCCTACGAAATTCCACCACGGAATGGCCACCAGAGCGAGCAGCACGCCGCAGATCAGGGTTCGCGCGGCGAGCGCGGGAATGACGTGGGAGAGCGTGACGCGTCCGGTGATGAAGATATAGAGGAAGTACACGGCTTCATAGGGCAGGATGTACTGATCCACGCCGTACTGGAAGGCATAGAAGAGCGGCAGCGGATTCATGTTGAGGGCCTGACCGAGTTCGCCGATGGCGGGGGTGAAGGCGGCGGTGGCGGCAAGGGGCGTCAGCAGGAAGTTGACGACCACGCCGGAGAGGTAGGCGATGATGACCGACATGCTCTCGCCCCAGCCCTGAAGCACGGGCAGAATCTGCTGCACGGCCCAGGCGTTGAAGCCCACGGCTCCGCCCACGAAACCGATGGACATGCAGCCGGTGATGAAGATGAGGAACATGATTTCCAGCTTGCCGATGCCCTCATTGGGCAGAATGTTGATGCCGGGCATATAGCAGAGCATGGCCAGCACGGCGAACACGAACACGGGATCCACGCCGGTCCAGGGCTGAATCATGAAGGCGAGCACCATGCCGAGCACCAGCACGAGGAGAATTTTTTCCTTGGCGCTGATGGGGCCGAGTTCTCTGCTGCAGTTTTCAATGAAGGCGCGGGCGTTTTCCATGGAGGTGAGCTGCTCCTTGCCCTTCACCAGCCAGACGACGCCCATGGACGCCATGGTGTAGATGACGGAGAACAGGGAGCCGTGCCAGGCGTACTGCCAGAAGTCCACGGTGGTGCCGTCCTTGAAGAGCATGGTGAAGGCCCAGATGAAGCTTTCGGAGGTGTGCAGGAACAGAAACTGCGGCGCGGCCGCGGCCATGAAGGCCATGAGAATGATGGCCGAGGACATGCGTGATTTGTGATCGAGCTTCAGGGTGTCCACGATGCCGGAGGCGATGGCGCACAGCACGACCATGCGGGCCAGAATGGAAGGCAGCACCAGGGCCAGCGCCAGGCCGCCGATGAAGAAGCCCCACACAAGGCCCATGAAGCTGCCGCCCGCAAGGGAGAGGCAGCTCAGCGCCAGGCGTCTGGCGAGACCTGTTTTGTCCATGGCCTCGCCGATGACCACCGCGGCAAAGGAAATCCAGGGCAGCACCGTGGCCCACGGGCCGAAAATGACTTCCATGGGAGCCACGTTGCCGAGCACGTAGCCGAAGGTGAGCAGCGCGGCCACGCCGATGGCCGGAAACACGTTGAAGGCCCAGGCCAGCACGGCCATGCTGGTCATGGCCATGAAGAGCGGCGCTTTCGGCGAAATGTCGGCGGGCGCGGCAAAATAGACGATGAAGGGCAGAATGAGGGTCAGAGGCCAGCGGAGCATGGGCAGAACTTTCATGGTTCCTCCGGGTGTGGCGGATGTTCCGGGCTGAGCCGGAAAAAAGTTCACGAAGGGAGAGCGCGTCGACCGGGGGCGGAAACAGGGCGACGTGTCGATGCACGTCGGAGAAGCGGAAAAGGAATGCCGCGGAATGAGAGCGGAAACGGCGGACGGCGCGGGCGTTAAACAACGCCATGCCCCGGTTTCCGCAGAGGGAAACCGGGGAGAGGGGGGAGAGAAAACTCAGATGAGGCGGTCGCGCCAGGCGGTTTTCACTTCATCGCCTTCCTTCCATACGCGCAGGAACTTGTCGCGCAGGAGCGGGTTGGTGAAGGTGTAGTCGGAGCGGATGTGACGGCCGCGGCTTTCCTTGCGTTCCCTGGCGGAGATCATGAGGGCCTGACCGAGATCGAGCAGGTTCACCACTTCGGCGGCGCGCATGAGTTCGTGGGCGTCGGTGGCGTACATCTGCGTTTCTATCTTTTTGCGCAGGTCGCCGAGATACTTGATGCCCGCGGTGAGCATGGTGTCGGAGCGCACGCGGTGCGGACCGCAGTCGGCGTACTCGGTCATGATCTGCTGCAGGGCGAAGTTGGCTTCCTGCCACGAAGCGCCCACCTTGCGTTCGTAAATGGCGCTGTAGAACGCCATGCGTTCCTCGGCGTTGTCCGGCGTGCCTTCGGCAAGGGCGAGGGTCTGGTAGTCCGCGGCGTGATGGCCGGCAATCCAGCCGTACACGGCCGCGGCGCCGATGTCGCCGCTGATGTTGCCCATCATGTCGCCGGCGGCGAAGAGTCCGCGCACGTTGCTCTCGCCGTTGATGTCGATTTCTATGCCGTTGGTGACGAGGTTGGCTTCATACTGGCCGAATTCCACGGCGTGCTTGCCGGGATCGATGCCTTCCTTGTCCATGTAGTCCAGAAGCGCGGTGAGGCCTTCGCACTTCATGGCCCAGCGCATGTGTTCGAGATCTTCCTTGCTCGCGCCGGAGCAGTCCATGTAGGCGGGGCCGCGGCCGCTCAGCTTGAGATCGGTGAAGGCCGAGGACCACACGTCGCTCGTCATGTCGCCCGTTTCCACGTTGGGCTTCGTGATGAACGGGCCGACGGGACGCCCGTCGGGGTAGCGGTATACGCCTATCCAGGTGGCCTTGCCGCAGCGGGCGAGGAAGCGGGGCCCGGCGTGACGGTAGGTTTTTTCCATGTTCACGAGATAGGTGCCGATGCGCCAGGCCTGCGCAATGGAGTCGCCGGTGCCGGAGGGGCACATGTTGGTGTTGAACATCTGGCTCGGCGTGGGATCGGTGGTGAACAGGCGGCTCACGTAGCCGGTGGCGGCCACCACGGCCTTGGATTTCACCATGATGAAGGAAGGTTCGTCGCCGGACACGTCGAGGGCCAGCACGCCGGTCACGCCGTCGGCGTTGCGGAACATTTCCAGCACGGGCGCGTGATTGAGAATCTTCACGCCGCGCTTCTTGGCCTGTTCGGTGAGCACCTTTTTCTGATTGTGGCCGTCGTACTTGAGGAAGATGCGCGGACGGCCGGGATAGGCGTGTCCTTCAAAGTGATAGTCGCCCGTGGGCTTCATGTTGATGCCCCAGTCGTTCCACATGTTCACGATTTTGGGGCTGGTTTCCAGAAAGCGCATGACGAGCGGGGTGTCGTTGCTGGTGGCGTTCTGGCTGTCCATGAATTCGTTGTACACCACGCTGATGTCGCCGTGCTTTTCGGGAATCCAGCAAAGGAAGTGATCGTTGCCCGTGGCGCCCGCGCCGCTGCGCTTCGTGTTGGCCTTGTCCAGAAGAACCACGCTTGCGCCCTTGTCCGCCGCCGCGATGGCGGCCATAAGACCCGCTATGCCGCCGCCGATGACGGCCACATCGGCTTCATGCTGTTCTTTAAGAGGAATCATGGAGTACCTCCAGAGAAAATGTTTTGAGTGGGAGAGAGAAGATCCCGAAGGGGACACGGCTGCCGAAAGGCGCGTTTTCAGCGCACGGGCAGATCTTTGGGCTTCAGGGTGTCGGCATCCACGTACAGGAGCATGTGCGTGAGCGGCAGACGCAGTTCAATGGCGTGGGCCCGGCAGTCCAGCACGCAGGCGTTGCAGTGCCAGCACTCGTAGGGGCGCTTGACTTCGGGCGTCTTGTCCTTGCCTCTGTTGAAACTGAACACCTGCAGGGGGCACACGTCGGCGCATACGCCGCAGCCAAGGCATTTTTCTCTGTCGATTACCGGAGGCATATTCCTTCTCCTTCGCAAAAATAAGATTCGCGCGGTGGGCGTTGTTGACCATCGATGCGTACAGGTTTTCACAAGCCGGGAAGGGAAAATATCGCGCATGCGACATTTTGAATATTTTTCGGAAAGAAAGAAAAAAGATAAAAGAATAACAGAGAGATGGCGAAGAAAAAATAATGTTTCTTCTGCGGAAAAGAAGGGAGAGAGCAAATTGCGGAGCGTCGCGCGGAAAGGCAGGGCTCTGCTCAAGAGGGCACGCGTCCGAAAAGAGTTGCGGGGAGGGGGCGAGTGCAGATGCGGGCCGACAGAGGCCGGCGACGGACGGCAGTTCGGAGTTTTGATTAAAGAATTATTTCACAAATAAAATTAAAAACAGAAAAAAGGTACGAGTCGGTTCTGTTTTTCGCAGGCGCTGCCGGGCATTCCGGCGTTCCCGGGCTGAGAACCGGGAGGGGCGAGAGGGAGGGGGTCAGGTGGGTGAGGCATCGGGGCTTGAGTCGGGGCGTGTCAGGGGGGGAAAAGCTGATCCAGACGTTGCGTCGGCGTCGTGCGGGGGCTTGGCGGCTCTGAGCCGGACGTGAAACCGGTGCTTTTCGGGAGTGGCACGGAGGGCTTCCCGGTCGTTGCCCGGAGCCGGTTGTCCCCGTTCGCCGGGCCGAAGAGGCGATTGTTTCCGGCGCTGCGCCGGAGGGGCGGCTTTGCGGGGAAAGCTGCGGGAGGCATGTGCCGCCGGGCGTCGGCGGGCACTGTGACCGGGGATTGCGGAAAAGTTTTCGTCGGGCTGCGGGCCGGAGGGCGGGGCGTTGCGCCGGAGCTGCATGGAACATTTGAGGTTGAACGGCGCGCGGAGCGGAGGCGTGCAAAAGCGTCCTGGAGCGCACAAGGCGGGCGCGCCGTACACGGAGTTTCGCATTGCGGATGAGGGCGTTTTGGCCTGTGCTTCGTGCGGATGCTGCGATTTTCTCCCGGCCTCTGCTTTTTCGGCGCAGCGGGGCGCAGAACGCGGTTTCTCGCGCGAGGAAAACGGATGCGCGACTACATGCCCGCAAGAGCGCGCAGTCTGTCCGGATCGAGAATGTGGACCCGCCCCCGGCGGAAGCATTCGATGACGCCGTTTCTCTTCAGATACTGGATGGCCCGGCACAATGTGGCGCGATGCACGCCCAGCATGGCGGCGCAGCGCTCCTGCGTGATGCCGAGGGGAAATTCCGCGTCGCCGTGCCGCGTGGCGAGCGAGAGCAGATAGCGGCAGAAGCGGATGACGAAGTCGTCCATGAGCATGTCGGAAAGAAGGGTGCTGTGGATGAGCGCCACGGTTCCCATCTGGCGCAGGGCGTAGGCGGCGAGGGCCGGGCAGGCGGTCACGCCGTTTTCGTCCTTGAGCACGGTGCCGGGCACGCGCCAGATCACGCTGTTGCGCACGCACTGGTACTGCCCGGAAGCGTCCTTCTGCGTGAGCGCGCAGGCCAGGTTGAAGATGCCGCCGGGCTCGAAGGTCATGAGGGCACGCTGTCTGCCTTCCAGGGTGTCGAACACGATGCGCACGCTGCCCTTTTCCAGACAGTACATGTCGAGCAGATGCTCGCCGGAGAGATCGATGAACGTACCGGCGCGAAAGACGAGACGCGTGCCTTCGCGGCGGATTTCCTTCCACACGGGGGATTCGACGTCGGTTTCTCCCTGCACCACGGGCACGGCGAAGGGCATGAAGCCGGGCAGAGGCCTGGACGGACGCCGTTCGGAGAGGGTTGTGACGGGCATGAATGCGCTCCCGGCGGAAAAAGGGACGGATGCCGGCGGGAAGTGTCGGCGTTCTGAGAACAAGCTCTAGCAGGGATGCGGGGAAGAAGGCAAGAGGCGGAAAAAGCCCCTTTTCGCGGGGGCGAAAAGGGGCTTCGGGGCCGGGCGCGTGCCCGGCCCTGGTCAGACCTGCGGAGGCTGACCGTTAGAAGAGCATCGAGCCCATGATGGTGATGACGGCACTCATCAGTATCCAGGAGAGCAGGATGACGATGGGAGAGGACTTCCAGATGCTCTTGGTGCTGGCCCATTCGTTGCCGTGCAGCAGTGCGGCGCTGGAGCTCGCGGCAGGAGTGAGGAAGGCCAGATGCACGCCCATGACCACCATGATGACCGGCAGTTCGGGGCCGACGCCGAGGTTGGTGCAGTAGCTGAAGATGATGGGCATGAGGGCCACGCCCACGGCGCCGTTGTTGATGAACTGGGTGAGGATGGTGGCCAGAAGGCCCATGCAGAGAGCGAAGAACAGCGGGGAACCGGATCCGAAGAAGGGTTCGAGCACGGACATCAGGAAGGGAGTGATGCCGCTGGCGGGGTTGGCCATGGCGCCGGAGAGGGGCTGAACCATGGCGAGGATGAAGATGATGCCCCAGGCCACGCCGTCGTCCACCATGGCCTTGAAGCGGAGCAGCGGCTTGCCGTTGACCTTGATGAAGCACATGATGCCGACGAGGAACATGCATATGCCGGTGTTGCCGATGCTCTTGAGAAACTTGACGACGGCAAGATTCGCAGGCAGGAAGGCGGGAATGAGCAGCAGGGCGACGAGGGCGAAGAGGAAGCCGAGCACGGACTTCTGCACGCCGGAGAGGGTGAGGCTCTGATCCTTGTCGAGCTTGCTGGCGTCGAGATCGGCGAGCTTGCTCACGTCGGGACGGAAGA includes the following:
- the serS gene encoding serine--tRNA ligase, whose amino-acid sequence is MLDLKLLQKHPEVVAKALADRHSNISVDDFLAMDERRRAVLTEVETLKSKRNADSAEVARKKRAGEDASELLADLGKLSDRIKELDAEASEIKDKVYQWMLRVPNIPDASVPVGLDENDNPELHRWGTPREFTFPPKQHFEVGAARRGLDFERGAKLAGSRFCVSHGVFARMERALMNFYLDTQTTEFGATEILPPFMVNAATMQGTGQLPKFEEDLFKMPAWDYYLIPTAEVPVTNLHAGEILEEDQLPLRYTAGTPCFRSEAGSAGKDVRGLIRQHQFIKVEMVRFAHPDKSWEELEHMRRCAEILLEKLELPYRTITLCTGDMGFGSAKTYDVEVWLPGQNTYREISSCSNCVDFQARRANIRFRPKGGGKPEFVHTLNGSGLPTGRSLVAIIENNQQEDGSIVIPTVLRPYMGGLEVITPDM
- a CDS encoding Crp/Fnr family transcriptional regulator, whose protein sequence is MPVTTLSERRPSRPLPGFMPFAVPVVQGETDVESPVWKEIRREGTRLVFRAGTFIDLSGEHLLDMYCLEKGSVRIVFDTLEGRQRALMTFEPGGIFNLACALTQKDASGQYQCVRNSVIWRVPGTVLKDENGVTACPALAAYALRQMGTVALIHSTLLSDMLMDDFVIRFCRYLLSLATRHGDAEFPLGITQERCAAMLGVHRATLCRAIQYLKRNGVIECFRRGRVHILDPDRLRALAGM
- a CDS encoding SLC13 family permease — its product is MAATTGTAPAAPKKLNVMYFVHTIICLVIMFGVGQLSPIEPLTPLGMNLIGIFLGVLYGWIFIDIIWPSIAGLLALMLIGGMKPGMLLNKSFGDPIVVMMFFIFVFCATINYYGLSKFISLWFITRKAVAGKPWLFTYTFLASIMLLGGLTSASPAAVIGWSILYGVCEVCGYKKGDGYPTMMVFGIVYAAQVGMAIIPFKQAPLTVMSAYETMSGTHIDYAKYMIIAIVACALCSLLFLLIGKYIFRPDVSKLADLDASKLDKDQSLTLSGVQKSVLGFLFALVALLLIPAFLPANLAVVKFLKSIGNTGICMFLVGIMCFIKVNGKPLLRFKAMVDDGVAWGIIFILAMVQPLSGAMANPASGITPFLMSVLEPFFGSGSPLFFALCMGLLATILTQFINNGAVGVALMPIIFSYCTNLGVGPELPVIMVVMGVHLAFLTPAASSSAALLHGNEWASTKSIWKSSPIVILLSWILMSAVITIMGSMLF
- a CDS encoding FAD-binding protein, whose protein sequence is MIPLKEQHEADVAVIGGGIAGLMAAIAAADKGASVVLLDKANTKRSGAGATGNDHFLCWIPEKHGDISVVYNEFMDSQNATSNDTPLVMRFLETSPKIVNMWNDWGINMKPTGDYHFEGHAYPGRPRIFLKYDGHNQKKVLTEQAKKRGVKILNHAPVLEMFRNADGVTGVLALDVSGDEPSFIMVKSKAVVAATGYVSRLFTTDPTPSQMFNTNMCPSGTGDSIAQAWRIGTYLVNMEKTYRHAGPRFLARCGKATWIGVYRYPDGRPVGPFITKPNVETGDMTSDVWSSAFTDLKLSGRGPAYMDCSGASKEDLEHMRWAMKCEGLTALLDYMDKEGIDPGKHAVEFGQYEANLVTNGIEIDINGESNVRGLFAAGDMMGNISGDIGAAAVYGWIAGHHAADYQTLALAEGTPDNAEERMAFYSAIYERKVGASWQEANFALQQIMTEYADCGPHRVRSDTMLTAGIKYLGDLRKKIETQMYATDAHELMRAAEVVNLLDLGQALMISARERKESRGRHIRSDYTFTNPLLRDKFLRVWKEGDEVKTAWRDRLI
- a CDS encoding ferredoxin family protein, with the translated sequence MPPVIDREKCLGCGVCADVCPLQVFSFNRGKDKTPEVKRPYECWHCNACVLDCRAHAIELRLPLTHMLLYVDADTLKPKDLPVR
- a CDS encoding SLC13 family permease, with product MKVLPMLRWPLTLILPFIVYFAAPADISPKAPLFMAMTSMAVLAWAFNVFPAIGVAALLTFGYVLGNVAPMEVIFGPWATVLPWISFAAVVIGEAMDKTGLARRLALSCLSLAGGSFMGLVWGFFIGGLALALVLPSILARMVVLCAIASGIVDTLKLDHKSRMSSAIILMAFMAAAAPQFLFLHTSESFIWAFTMLFKDGTTVDFWQYAWHGSLFSVIYTMASMGVVWLVKGKEQLTSMENARAFIENCSRELGPISAKEKILLVLVLGMVLAFMIQPWTGVDPVFVFAVLAMLCYMPGINILPNEGIGKLEIMFLIFITGCMSIGFVGGAVGFNAWAVQQILPVLQGWGESMSVIIAYLSGVVVNFLLTPLAATAAFTPAIGELGQALNMNPLPLFYAFQYGVDQYILPYEAVYFLYIFITGRVTLSHVIPALAARTLICGVLLALVAIPWWNFVGIM